The genomic segment GCCTCCGCTGCCCGAGGAGGACCGCATGGACTTGAACCCGTCCTTCCTGGGCATCGCTCTGCGCTCCCTGCTGGCCATTGACCTGTGGCTGTCCAAGAAGCTGGGGGTGTGCGCGGGAGAGAGCTCGTCGTGGGGCAGCGTGCGACCCCTTATGAAGCTGCTGGAGATTTCGGGACACGGCATCCCCTGGCTGGTGGGCACTCTCTACTGCCTGTGCAGGAGCGACAGCTGGGCCGGGCGCGAGGTGCTGATGAACCTGCTCTTCGCCCTGCTCTTGGACCTGCTGCTGGTGGCCTTGATCAAAGGGCTGGTCCGCAGGCGCCGCCCGGCCCACAACCAGATGGACATGTTTGTCACTCTCTCGGTGGACAAGTACTCCTTCCCGTCAGGCCATGCCACAAGGGCCGCCCTGATGTCAAGGTTCATCCTGAACCACCTGGTGCTGGCCATTCCACTGAGGGTGCTGGTGGTTCTGTGGGCCTTCGTCTTGGGCCTCTCCAGGGTCATGCTGGGGCGGCACAATGTCACCGACGTGGCTTTTGGCTTTTTTCTGGGATACATGCAGTACAGCATCGTGGACTATTGCTGGCTCTCACCCCATAATGCTCCCGTCCTCTTTTTACTGTGGAGTCAACAGTGACACCATCTCATTGATTATGGCACCAGGAAGTCGGAAGGTTCGAATGTGGAAACATTCGATGATGCCAACCTAAACCAGCAGCCATCCTGCTTGTCCCTCTTAGGCATTTCAGGCTTCCTTTGGATTTCAGGTGTCCCATCTTGATGTGCTGCTAGGCTGGAGCACACGCTGGCCATTGCTGAACACAGCCATATTagggaaagcaaacaaaacaaaacaaaacaaaaaaaaccaaaaccctctattgtatatttattcaacaATTGTTTCTATCTCCAGGACAACTGCAAAGAAGCCAAGCTGAGGTGGCTGTACTGTTGCTGTTTTTCAAAAGTTGATATCAGTAAGATTTGTGTTTTGTGGTAATCCCTAAATCAACATATCACTTGTAAACtgaactttgaaaaagaaacatCATCTTCATTCTGTAAATATACATGCAGACAGGCCACATAATAATCCTAGTCCTTTTCCTGAGGtagattttaaacattatttttaaagtccaagagactttaaaaataggtttttctaatttattcCCTGAAGATCTGTTGCCACAGTTGGGAGATTTCTTCTTAATCCTGATTTTCTTGGTAagcttttttactttattatctcttttatttattatctctCTCTATCCATATTTGTGGATAGGGTAGtgggaaaagaaattataatactTGTCTTTCTCTCCTCTCACTCCAACCCTCAAAAGAGCTTGATTTCCCACTACTCCCTGCCTTTTAACATTCAGAGAAAAAGCCAAGAACTTACTTAAAGAGGAAA from the Callithrix jacchus isolate 240 chromosome 1, calJac240_pri, whole genome shotgun sequence genome contains:
- the PLPP6 gene encoding polyisoprenoid diphosphate/phosphate phosphohydrolase PLPP6, giving the protein MPSPRRSVEGRPLGVSASSSSSSPGSPAHGGGSRFEFQSLLSSRATGVDPACARLRASESPVHCRGSFPQAAAGPSQAPPPPLPEEDRMDLNPSFLGIALRSLLAIDLWLSKKLGVCAGESSSWGSVRPLMKLLEISGHGIPWLVGTLYCLCRSDSWAGREVLMNLLFALLLDLLLVALIKGLVRRRRPAHNQMDMFVTLSVDKYSFPSGHATRAALMSRFILNHLVLAIPLRVLVVLWAFVLGLSRVMLGRHNVTDVAFGFFLGYMQYSIVDYCWLSPHNAPVLFLLWSQQ